A part of Procambarus clarkii isolate CNS0578487 chromosome 21, FALCON_Pclarkii_2.0, whole genome shotgun sequence genomic DNA contains:
- the LOC138367319 gene encoding glycine and tyrosine-rich protein-like, producing the protein MTLGGQTTLGGQTRLGGQKRLGGQTTLGGQTTLGGQTRLGGQMTLGGQTRLGGQTRLGGQTTLGGQTSRGGQMILGGQTTLGGQTTLGGQTTLGGQTTLGGQTTLGGQTTLGGQTRLGGQMTLGGQTTLGGQTTLGGQTTLGGQTTLGGQTSLGGQMILGGQTTLGGQTNLGGQMILGGQTGLGGQTSLVDTWLMGFWEFFYSPSPVRGQA; encoded by the coding sequence ATGACCCTAGGTGGTCAGACGACCCTAGGTGGCCAGACGAGGCTAGGTGGCCAGAAGAGGCTAGGTGGCCAGACGACCCTAGGTGGCCAGACGACCCTAGGTGGCCAGACGAGGCTAGGTGGCCAGATGACCCTAGGTGGCCAGACGAGGCTAGGTGGCCAGACGAGGCTAGGTGGCCAGACGACCCTAGGTGGCCAGACGAGCCGAGGTGGCCAGATGATCCTAGGTGGCCAGACGACCCTAGGTGGCCAGACGACCCTAGGTGGTCAGACGACCCTAGGTGGCCAGACGACCCTAGGTGGCCAGACGACCCTAGGTGGCCAGACGACCCTAGGTGGCCAGACGAGGCTAGGTGGCCAGATGACCCTAGGTGGCCAGACGACCCTAGGTGGCCAGACGACCCTAGGTGGCCAGACGACCCTAGGTGGCCAAACGACCCTAGGTGGCCAGACGAGCCTAGGTGGCCAGATGATCCTAGGTGGCCAGACGACCCTAGGTGGCCAGACGAACCTAGGTGGCCAGATGATCCTAGGTGGCCAGACAGGCCTAGGTGGCCAGAcgagcctggttgatacctggttgatggggttctgggagttcttctactccccaagcccggtccgaggccaggcttga
- the LOC123760685 gene encoding glycine and tyrosine-rich protein-like, with amino-acid sequence MTLGGQTTLGGQTTLGGQTTLGGQTTLGGQTTLGGQTTLGGQTTLGGQMTLGGQTTLGGQTRLGGQTRLGGQTRLGGQTTLGGQTRLGGQTRLGGQTTLGGQTTLGGQTRLGGQTTLGGQTTLGGQMTLGGQTRLGGQTTLGGQTTLGGQTSLGGQMILGGQTTLGGQTTIGGQTTQGGQTTLGCQTTLGGQTTLGCQTRLGGQMTLGGQTTLGGQTTLGG; translated from the coding sequence ATGACCCTAGGTGGCCAGACGACCCTAGGTGGCCAGACGACCCTAGGTGGCCAGACGACCCTAGGTGGCCAGACGACCCTAGGTGGCCAGACGACCCTAGGTGGCCAGACGACCCTAGGTGGCCAGACGACCCTAGGTGGCCAGATGACCCTAGGTGGTCAGACGACCCTAGGTGGCCAGACGAGGCTAGGTGGCCAGACGAGGCTAGGTGGCCAGACGAGGCTAGGTGGCCAGACGACCCTAGGTGGCCAGACGAGGCTAGGTGGCCAGACGAGGCTAGGTGGCCAGACGACCCTAGGTGGCCAGACGACCCTAGGTGGCCAGACGAGGCTAGGTGGCCAGACGACCCTAGGTGGCCAGACGACCCTAGGTGGCCAGATGACCCTAGGTGGCCAGACGAGGCTAGGTGGCCAGACGACCCTAGGTGGCCAGACGACCCTAGGTGGTCAGACGAGCCTAGGTGGTCAGATGATCCTAGGTGGCCAGACGACCCTAGGTGGCCAGACGACCATAGGTGGTCAGACGACCCAAGGTGGCCAGACGACCCTAGGTTGCCAGACGACCCTAGGTGGCCAGACGACCCTAGGTTGCCAGACGAGGCTAGGTGGCCAGATGACCCTAGGTGGCCAGACGACCCTAGGTGGTCAGACGACCCTAGGTGGCTAG